The genome window ACGTCCTCGATATCCACTTGCAGGCCCAGGTCGCCGCGCGCAACCATGATCACGTCGCTGGCTTCGATAATGCTGTCGATATTGCGGACGGCCTCGCGCGTCTCCACCTTGGCGCAGAGCGAGATGAACGGATCATAGTCGTTCACGAGATCGCGAAGCTCCACCATTTCGTCGGCGGTGCGAACGTAGCTCAGGGCGATAAAGTCCACGCCCGCCGCGCAGGCTTGGCGCACGTCGTCGCGATCTTTGGCGGTCAGGCTCTCCACCGGGAACGAGCGCCCCACCACGGTCACGCCTTGCTTGGTTTTCACCACGCCGCCCGAAATCACGGAGACCATCACGGCGTTGTCCACCCGCGCTGTTACGCGGAGTTCGACGTGGCCGTCGCCAATGAGGACGCGATCGCCGAGGGCGAGCGCGTTAAAAATCCGTTCGTCGGGCACGCTCAGGTGCGGGCCATCGAGTTGGGTGATGGTGGCGGTTTGGCCGGTCTCCAAGGTCACGGCGTCGTTGGGCAAAATGCCGAGCCGAATTTTAGGCCCCTGGAGGTCGGCAAGGACTCCGACGCGGTTGGAAAACTCCGAATCGCGTAGCCAGGCGATCCACTGACGTTTGGCATCCCAATCGCCGTGAGAACAGTTCAAGCGCAACACGTTGACGCCCGCTTGGAGCAGGGCTAGCAGCTTTTCTTGCGAATGAATCGCGGGCCCCAGCGTGGCGACAATTTTGGTACGGCGTCTCACCTTATAGTAATATTGGCAGGGAATGCGATTCCTTGGAAGTTGGAACGGCGGTACACTCGCACTCGTATCCTAACCAGGACGCAGAGAAGTCAGATGGATCGAAACGAAATTTTGCAAAAAGTGATCGACATTACCGTGAAGGAACTCGTGGTAAAGGCAGAAGAAGTGACCGAAGCGAGTAGCTTCACCGAAGATTTGGGCGCCGACTCGCTGGACGTAGTTGAGCTGGTCATGGCCCTGGAAGATGAGTTTGGCAAGGACATTCCGGACGAAGACGTGCAGAACCTGAAGACGGTGAAGGACGTCGTCGACTACCTGGCAGGCTAACCAGGACCTATGGAACCTCGGGCGTCAGGTCGAGTTGTAGTCACGGGTATTGGAGCGGTCACGCCGCTCGGTACAGGTATCGAACAAGCCTGGCCAAAAATTTTGGCCGGTGAAAATGCGGTGGATAACATCACCATCATGGATACCAGCGACTACTCCACGCGCTTTGCGGCCGAGGTTCGCGATTTCAACCCCGAAGATTGGGTGGACCGCAAGGAGGCCAAGCGCCTCGACCGGTTTATCATGTACGGCGTCGCGGCCTCGCGAATGGCGCTGGACGACTCGGGATTTCCCCTCAACGACGACAACCGCGACTGGGTTGGTGCGCTCGTGGGCAGCGGAATTGGCGGCCACAATGTGCTCGCCGAGAACGCTCACCGACTTATCGAAGGTGGCCCCTCGCGGGTCTCGCCGTTCTTTGTGCCCTACATCATTCCCGACATGGCGAGCGGGATGACCTCGATTACCCTCGGTTTGCGCGGCCCCTCCACTTGCGTGGTCACGGCCTGCGCCACGGGCACCGACTCAATCGGCGACGCTTATCACATGATTAAGCGCGGCGACGCTATTGCGATGCTTGCGGGCGGAACCGAAGCTGCGATCAACGAATTGGGCCTCAGCGGATTCTGCGCGGCGCGCGCCATGAGCACGCGCAACGACGACCCCAAGCATGCCTCCCGACCCTTTGACGCGGATCGTGACGGATTTGTGATGGGCGAAGGGGCGGGCGTGCTGATGCTCGAAGATTACGACCACGCGGTGGCGCGCGGGGCGAAGATTTACGGCGAAGTGGTGGGCTACGGATTCACCAGCGACGCCCACCACATTACGGCTCCCCACCCCGAAGGCGAGGGCGCGGTCCGTGCCATGCGCAACGCGCTGAATCGGGCTGGAATTACCACCGAGCAAGTCGGCTACATCAACGCGCACGGCACCTCGACTCAGTTGAACGACAAGGGCGAGACGGCGGCGGTGAAAAAGCTCTTTGGCGAGACCGCCTACAAGATTCCGATGTCGAGCACCAAGTCCATGATCGGGCATACGCTTGGCGCGACCGGCGCCCTGGAAGCGATTTTCTGCTTGCTGGCCATGCGCGACGGCATCTTGCCGCCCACGATCAATTACGAAACTCCGGACCCGGAATGCGACCTCGATTACATCACCGAAGGCGCGCGGAAGGCGGACGTTCAGTACTCGTTGAGTAACTCGTTTGGGTTTGGCGGGCACAATGCGTGCCTCGTGCTGAAGCGCGACGCCTAAGCGGGCCTCGGGCGTACTCTCTCCCCTTAGGAACAACTACCCTCGGACCCAAAAATAACTTTACCTTATGGTCAAGGCGATTTAAGCCCTCGTATTTTTGCTAACCGCAGTTTCGATGAGATTGCAAATATTGCGCTCAAAGGAACCTGGCTCGTGCAGTTGCGCGATGGCGCTTGCGCTCTCGGCGCAAGAACGGACAAGCTCGGGGCTGTCCATCAGTTTGCGAATTCCTTCGCCAATGGACGCCGGCGAATCAATATCCACCTCGACGCCGATGTTGTAGCGGCGCGTGTACCAGCCAATGAGCCCTTGGTTCATGGCGACAACCGGCTTGCCCGCGATGCAGGCCTGCACGAGCACGCCACTCATGGTCCAGTGGCCCTTGTACCCCAGCCAAATCGCGTCGGCGGTGGCAAAGGCGCGTCCTTCTATGAGGTCATCGGCGAAGCCTTCTTTCACGATGAGCCGACCGCTCGCCATGTGGCGCTTGGCTGAATCGGATTCGAGGAGCACCTTGGCTTCGGGGCGCGCGGAACCGACCATGAGCACGCGCGCTTTTTCGGGCCACTCTGCGTGATCCATCGCGGCCAGAATCTCCGCGATCCCCTTGCGCGGGTGGAGCCACCCAAAGCTGAGGAGCACAAACTCGTCGCTCGCGATGCCGAGTTCCGCGTGGAGCGATTGCTCGCGGGGCACCACCATCAGCTTGCCGATGTCGGGCACGAAGGTCACCTTTTCGCCGCCGGGAAGCTTTTCTTTTTGGATGTACTCCTCCAGAAGCGGGTCGATGATCGCCAGTTTTGTGAGTTCCTTGCGGCGCAGGAAGCGGCGGAAAAACTTCGGGCTGAAGATGCTCTCAAACTTGCCCATCGGCACGGGAATGCCCATCGGCGCGTAGTGGAAGCTGCGCCCCATGAGCATGCCGGTGAGCGGCGTGCCGCCCGCGTCGAACCCGAGGATCGCCACGCTCCGCTCCAGACTCTCGAAGTTGACCATGTAGATGGCGTCGGGCGTGAACACTTTCCGAGACTCGGCCAGCCCGGTCAAGTAGGCCTTGCGATGCGCGAAATCGGGCACGAGGATTCGGCGAAACTCATTGAGGAAGGGCCATTTTTTCACCTCGGGATGCGGGTTTGGCATGAGCGAGAACGTGAGCTTGTCGCCGAATTCGGCCTGCAAAACCGGCCAAGTTTTGTGCTGCGTCACGGCCTCGGGCACGACCAAATGCGTGGTCCAGCCCCGGCGATGGCACTCGTGCAGGATGGTGCGGGCGTGCAAAATCAGTTGGTGCCCCTCGGCCACGCTCGCAAACAGTAAAACCTTCATCGCTTGAGTTGAGGGTTTACCCCGGTTCGGAAACGAACCGCGCCCCATCAACAGGTTCCACAAATCGGGCTTCGGGCACTGCACGGTGGAAGGCAGCTTTTCGGTTTTGGTGAACCAGAGCGACGACGGAACCGCCGAATCCGCCGCCCGTCATACGCGCGCCGATGCAACCCGGCGCGGCCCACGCTCGGGCCGCCGCCGCGTTGAGTTCGGGGCAGGAGACGCGATAGAGTTGGTCGAGGCTCTCGTGGCTGGCCCGCATGAGGGCTCCGGCTACGGTCTCGTCGGCGTTAAGGAGGGCGGCGCAAAAGGCTTCGGCGCGGGCGATCTCGTCCACCACGTGCGTGGCGAGAGGGTCACTTTTTACTTGATCGGCGGTGGAGTTGCGTAGCGTCGTGAGCCCCAATCGCTGGGCGGTCGCCATGGTCGCCGCGCGGCGTTGACCGTACTCGGTGGACGCGAGTTCGTGCGTCACACCGGTAGGAATCAGCGCGATGGTCCACGCTTCGGGAATGGGAATCGGGGTGATCGTTTCGGTTTGCAGGTCGATTCTTAGCGCGCGACCTGCCTGTCCGTAGCTGACGGCCAGTTGATCCATGAGGCCACACATCACCCCGGCGTATTCGTGCTCGGCGCGCTGAGCGAGTTTGGCGAGTGTCAGCCGGTTGATTGGCTGGCCCTGGAAGTTCGCGCCCAAATGAGCGAACGCAACCGCAATCGCCGCGCTAGAACTGAGGCCCGCGCCAACGGGCAACGTGGACTCGACGTGCGCGGCAAATGGCGGAACCTCGCCCAGCAGTTCGATAACGCCGCGCGGTAAGCATTGCCACTGCTCTCCGACCGAAGCCGACGTGGTCCACGGCCCGTCGTCGAGCTCGGCCCGCACCGTGATAAACGCATTGATGGCGCACGGCACGACGATGCCGTCGTGATAGTCCACGTGATCGCCCATGAGGTTCACCCGGCCCGGCACGCGGATGGTCATCGAACACACTCCCGGAGCCGAGCAGCGGCTTGCTCGGGCGTAAGGTCGCGCTGAGGTTCGGCGAGCAACTCGAACCCGACCATGAACTTGCGGACGCTCGCCGAGCGCAGAAGCGGCGGATAAAAGTGCGCGTGAAGTTGCCACTTGCTGGCCTCGGCGGGCGCTGGATGCCAACCCATGCTATACGGAAAAGGGCACTCGAACAGGCGATCGTACGCCCACAACAACTGGCCGAGAATCTCGGCGAGCGGTCCCGGCTCGGCTTCGGCTAAACGGCGCATGCTCCGGCGTGGCAAGAGCAGGGTTTCGAACGGCCAAGCCGCCCAAAACGGTACCACCACCAGCCAGTCGTCGTTGAGCGCCACGACTCGCTCGCCGCTCGCGATTTCGGCGGCGGCCACCTCCATGAGGAGCTCGCCGGGGTGGCTCGCTTGATGCTCCATTTCCCGCTGCACGAGGCTCGGCAGAAATTTGGTCGCCCACACCTGGCCGTGCGGGTGCGGGTTTGAGGCTCCCATCGCCTCGCCACGATTCTCGAAAATTTGAACGTAGGTGTGGTCGCGAAACAGCTCGTTCTCGTGCGCCTGCCATAGCTGGATGACGGCCTCGATATCGGCCTGAGAAAACTGGCTGAGCGGGCGGTGATGGTCCGGTCCGTAGAGCAACACTCGGCACGTGCCATCGGCGGGCTCGGCTCGGAACAAGCCCTGCGGCTCACTAACCTGCGACAAGGCGAGGGCGGGGAAGTCGTTGGCGAACCACCACGGTCCTTCGTACAGCGAGTTCACCTCGCCGGAGGCGCGCGTCGCGCCCGGGCACAGCGTGCATCCATCCGCGCTGGCCGGGGGTGCAAAAGGCTCGGCCGCGCCCAGCCACGGCCGGTCGCTGCGGTGTGGCGAAACCACGACCCATTCGCCAGTCAGCAGGTTCAAACGTCGATGGCTCCCGGTCGGCATGTACGGCTAGGTTACCGCCGTGCTAGACTTGCGACATGATGCGTGTGACGCTCGTTTCGATGGTGGTGGGAGCCGGGCTCCTTTTGGCAGGTTGCGGCTCCGGCGGTGGCTCCGAAAGCGCCTCCGGTGGCGCGAGTAAATCCAGTGGATTTGCGGCTCTCAAAATGGGCAACAAGGTGGAGGTATCGAGCTTCCAAGGCGGTTACGGCCTGGACATGTTTGAAGAGTTCGGCAAGGAGTTTGCCGCCGCCAAGAAAGTGGAAGTCAAGGTCGGGGGCGACCCGCGCATTTGGCTGCAACTTCAGCCGCGATTCGTCGGTGGAAACCCGCCCGATTTGACCTGGCCGGGTTGGGGCATGGACTATTGGAAGTTGGTGAAGGAAAACCAACTCATGCAGCTGGACGAAGCGCTGGATTCGATGGCCGCCGACGGCAAAACCAAGTGGCGCGAAACGTTCGAACCGGGCCTCCTTGCGCTCGGGCAAGAAGACGGCAAGACCTGGATGCTGCCGTACCATTTCAACATCAATGGCTGGTGGGCGAACAAAACCGTGTTCGACAAGAACGGCCTGAAGGTGCCGACGACCTACGAAGAACTGCTCACGGTCGGCGAGCAACTTAAGGCGAAGGGCATCGCGCCGATCACTTTCCAAGGTCAATATCCGTATTACAGCATCTTCGGATTCGTGCTTCCGTGGGCCATTTCGGCGGGCGGAATGCAGCAACTCGACGACATGCAGAACCTGGTGCCGGGCGCTTGGGGCTCGGCGGCGGTGGTGAAGGCGGCAGAAATGATGACCGAACTCCGCACGAAGGGATTCTTCCAATCGGGCGCAACCGGCATGTCGCACACCGAATCGCAGAGCGAATTCTTGCTCGGCAAGGCGGCCATGATTCCCTGCGGCACGTGGCTCCA of Chthonomonas sp. contains these proteins:
- the pyk gene encoding pyruvate kinase codes for the protein MRRRTKIVATLGPAIHSQEKLLALLQAGVNVLRLNCSHGDWDAKRQWIAWLRDSEFSNRVGVLADLQGPKIRLGILPNDAVTLETGQTATITQLDGPHLSVPDERIFNALALGDRVLIGDGHVELRVTARVDNAVMVSVISGGVVKTKQGVTVVGRSFPVESLTAKDRDDVRQACAAGVDFIALSYVRTADEMVELRDLVNDYDPFISLCAKVETREAVRNIDSIIEASDVIMVARGDLGLQVDIEDVPIMQKQIIRRCLRFGKPVITATQMMESMIDSPRPTRAEATDIANAVMDGTDALMLSGETAAGNFPLECVRTMAKIAERSDGAFDHESHFDRSHLGQKDVDIRHTEAVAQSAVQLATTLKTKAIVCTSTSGMTPRLVAKFRPDCPVFCATWDPRVQRRLSISWGVETALVEFADANEEVVRRAIGGFKDTKRLRSGDPVVVTAGVPAGVPGRTNLIQFEFVD
- the acpP gene encoding acyl carrier protein is translated as MDRNEILQKVIDITVKELVVKAEEVTEASSFTEDLGADSLDVVELVMALEDEFGKDIPDEDVQNLKTVKDVVDYLAG
- the fabF gene encoding beta-ketoacyl-ACP synthase II, which codes for MEPRASGRVVVTGIGAVTPLGTGIEQAWPKILAGENAVDNITIMDTSDYSTRFAAEVRDFNPEDWVDRKEAKRLDRFIMYGVAASRMALDDSGFPLNDDNRDWVGALVGSGIGGHNVLAENAHRLIEGGPSRVSPFFVPYIIPDMASGMTSITLGLRGPSTCVVTACATGTDSIGDAYHMIKRGDAIAMLAGGTEAAINELGLSGFCAARAMSTRNDDPKHASRPFDADRDGFVMGEGAGVLMLEDYDHAVARGAKIYGEVVGYGFTSDAHHITAPHPEGEGAVRAMRNALNRAGITTEQVGYINAHGTSTQLNDKGETAAVKKLFGETAYKIPMSSTKSMIGHTLGATGALEAIFCLLAMRDGILPPTINYETPDPECDLDYITEGARKADVQYSLSNSFGFGGHNACLVLKRDA
- a CDS encoding glycosyltransferase — its product is MKVLLFASVAEGHQLILHARTILHECHRRGWTTHLVVPEAVTQHKTWPVLQAEFGDKLTFSLMPNPHPEVKKWPFLNEFRRILVPDFAHRKAYLTGLAESRKVFTPDAIYMVNFESLERSVAILGFDAGGTPLTGMLMGRSFHYAPMGIPVPMGKFESIFSPKFFRRFLRRKELTKLAIIDPLLEEYIQKEKLPGGEKVTFVPDIGKLMVVPREQSLHAELGIASDEFVLLSFGWLHPRKGIAEILAAMDHAEWPEKARVLMVGSARPEAKVLLESDSAKRHMASGRLIVKEGFADDLIEGRAFATADAIWLGYKGHWTMSGVLVQACIAGKPVVAMNQGLIGWYTRRYNIGVEVDIDSPASIGEGIRKLMDSPELVRSCAESASAIAQLHEPGSFERNICNLIETAVSKNTRA
- the galT gene encoding galactose-1-phosphate uridylyltransferase — protein: MPTGSHRRLNLLTGEWVVVSPHRSDRPWLGAAEPFAPPASADGCTLCPGATRASGEVNSLYEGPWWFANDFPALALSQVSEPQGLFRAEPADGTCRVLLYGPDHHRPLSQFSQADIEAVIQLWQAHENELFRDHTYVQIFENRGEAMGASNPHPHGQVWATKFLPSLVQREMEHQASHPGELLMEVAAAEIASGERVVALNDDWLVVVPFWAAWPFETLLLPRRSMRRLAEAEPGPLAEILGQLLWAYDRLFECPFPYSMGWHPAPAEASKWQLHAHFYPPLLRSASVRKFMVGFELLAEPQRDLTPEQAAARLRECVR
- a CDS encoding extracellular solute-binding protein, whose product is MMRVTLVSMVVGAGLLLAGCGSGGGSESASGGASKSSGFAALKMGNKVEVSSFQGGYGLDMFEEFGKEFAAAKKVEVKVGGDPRIWLQLQPRFVGGNPPDLTWPGWGMDYWKLVKENQLMQLDEALDSMAADGKTKWRETFEPGLLALGQEDGKTWMLPYHFNINGWWANKTVFDKNGLKVPTTYEELLTVGEQLKAKGIAPITFQGQYPYYSIFGFVLPWAISAGGMQQLDDMQNLVPGAWGSAAVVKAAEMMTELRTKGFFQSGATGMSHTESQSEFLLGKAAMIPCGTWLHSEMKDVWPKGAEAVFMLPPALASGKDATNICVGIEPWVIPAKGKNPLGGIELYKYMTTQENAVRFVEAKGTLMGIKGANEKAKLPEHLKEPARLFGQSQAVWSPMFSIWYPKFKKALEGATAQLMNGEITPKQFAEACEAAAEETRNDAKVMKHKYSRG